In a single window of the Pandoraea pulmonicola genome:
- a CDS encoding penicillin acylase family protein yields the protein MQRPNAIHAASMLAFAVATWSATVQAADTASAAASPASQTLTVAGLSQPADILIDHNGVPHIFAANERDGFFVQGFNAARDRLFQIDLWRRRGLGQLSEVFGRAYVAQDDAARRFVYRGDMATEWRRYGPDAKPAAEAFAAGVNAYIGWLAAHPDQMPYEFRKVGYWPAKWTAEDIVRIRSHGLTRNLKSEVARAKVVCKASLDADSVRVGLQPAWKTQVPEGLDPCLPDDLLKVFDLATQGVKITRESLQKADADIVQLAENGPYDVSTESAEGSNNWVIAPQKSATGRAIMANDPHRAYAAPSLRYIVQVSTPTLDLIGAGEPAIPGVAIGHNGTIAFGLTIFNIDQEDLYVYELNPANPDQYRYRGKWVPMRTVQETIAVRDGDPVRTDLKFTKHGPVIYVDAAKHRAYAVRTAWLEPGMSPYFDAMRYMRAKNYAQFQKALDTWGAPTVNQVYADTSGNIGWVPSGMAPIRPNWDGLMPVPGDGRYEWAGFWRRDQLPSAYNPASGYFTTSNEMNMPAGYPYAERKLGFEWTNGSRHARIDEVLRAKDKVSIEDSERLQNDIVSIPARRLTALLAPLSSDDPQTAAALRLLKGWNAEVRADSAQAALEEVWFSRHLGRAYKNAVLPKAAAESFGAPDPAPMLDALERPAARFGENATAKRDAVLLTSLGEAWGEMVKLQGADPGAWQWGKLQTNLNAHPLADAVDADMRAKLNVGPLPKGGSAFTPNQSTYRVSDFRQTNGPSFRIVVDVGNWDNTRAVNLPGESGNPDSPHYRDLAQKWLDGQYFKLPYSRTAVEAETETRLHLVPEASR from the coding sequence ATGCAACGCCCCAACGCCATCCACGCCGCCAGCATGCTGGCCTTCGCCGTCGCGACGTGGAGCGCCACCGTGCAGGCTGCCGACACCGCATCCGCGGCCGCATCTCCCGCATCGCAAACGCTCACGGTCGCCGGTCTTTCGCAACCGGCCGACATCCTGATCGACCACAACGGCGTGCCGCACATCTTCGCGGCGAACGAGCGCGACGGCTTCTTCGTGCAGGGCTTCAACGCCGCACGCGACCGGCTGTTCCAGATCGACCTGTGGCGACGCCGGGGTCTCGGTCAGCTCTCGGAAGTCTTCGGCCGCGCCTATGTCGCGCAGGACGACGCCGCGCGCCGCTTCGTCTACCGCGGCGACATGGCGACCGAATGGCGCCGCTACGGGCCGGACGCCAAGCCCGCCGCCGAGGCATTCGCCGCCGGCGTGAACGCCTACATCGGCTGGCTCGCGGCGCATCCCGACCAGATGCCCTACGAGTTTCGCAAGGTCGGCTACTGGCCGGCGAAGTGGACGGCGGAAGACATCGTGCGCATTCGCAGCCACGGTCTCACGCGCAACCTCAAGAGCGAAGTCGCGCGCGCGAAGGTCGTGTGCAAGGCGTCGCTCGACGCCGACAGCGTGCGCGTCGGTCTGCAGCCCGCATGGAAGACGCAGGTGCCCGAGGGGCTCGACCCCTGCCTGCCCGACGATCTGCTCAAGGTCTTCGATCTGGCCACGCAAGGCGTGAAGATCACCAGGGAGTCGTTGCAGAAGGCCGACGCCGACATCGTGCAGCTCGCCGAGAACGGCCCGTACGACGTTTCGACGGAATCGGCCGAAGGCAGCAACAACTGGGTGATCGCGCCGCAGAAGTCGGCCACGGGCCGCGCCATCATGGCCAACGATCCGCATCGCGCCTACGCCGCCCCGAGCCTGCGCTACATCGTGCAGGTGAGCACGCCCACGCTCGATCTGATCGGCGCGGGCGAGCCCGCCATTCCGGGCGTTGCCATCGGACACAACGGCACCATCGCGTTCGGCCTCACGATCTTCAACATCGACCAGGAAGATCTCTACGTCTACGAACTGAATCCGGCCAATCCCGACCAGTATCGGTATCGCGGCAAGTGGGTGCCCATGCGCACGGTGCAAGAGACGATCGCCGTGCGCGACGGCGACCCGGTGCGCACGGATCTGAAGTTCACGAAGCACGGCCCGGTGATCTACGTCGATGCCGCGAAGCATCGCGCGTATGCCGTGCGCACGGCGTGGCTCGAGCCCGGCATGTCGCCCTACTTCGACGCCATGCGCTACATGCGCGCGAAGAACTACGCGCAGTTCCAGAAGGCGCTCGACACGTGGGGCGCGCCGACCGTCAACCAGGTCTACGCCGACACGTCCGGCAACATCGGCTGGGTGCCGAGCGGCATGGCACCGATCCGCCCGAACTGGGACGGCCTGATGCCCGTGCCCGGCGACGGCCGCTACGAGTGGGCGGGATTCTGGCGACGCGATCAACTGCCCTCGGCGTACAACCCCGCGTCGGGCTACTTCACGACGTCCAACGAAATGAACATGCCCGCCGGCTATCCCTATGCCGAGCGCAAGCTGGGCTTCGAGTGGACCAACGGCTCGCGGCACGCCCGCATCGACGAAGTCCTGCGCGCGAAGGACAAGGTCTCCATCGAGGACTCGGAGCGCCTGCAGAACGACATCGTGTCGATTCCGGCGCGGCGTCTCACGGCACTGCTCGCACCGCTCTCGAGCGACGATCCGCAAACGGCCGCCGCGCTGCGCCTGCTCAAGGGCTGGAACGCCGAAGTGCGCGCCGACTCGGCGCAAGCGGCGCTGGAGGAGGTCTGGTTCAGCCGCCATCTGGGCCGTGCGTACAAGAACGCCGTGCTGCCCAAGGCGGCGGCCGAGAGCTTCGGCGCCCCCGACCCGGCCCCCATGCTCGACGCCCTCGAACGGCCTGCCGCCCGCTTCGGAGAGAACGCCACCGCCAAGCGCGACGCCGTGCTGCTCACGAGTCTGGGCGAAGCCTGGGGCGAGATGGTCAAGCTCCAGGGCGCCGACCCCGGCGCGTGGCAGTGGGGCAAGCTCCAGACCAACCTCAACGCCCATCCGCTCGCCGACGCCGTGGATGCCGACATGCGCGCCAAGCTCAACGTCGGTCCACTGCCCAAGGGCGGCAGCGCGTTCACGCCGAACCAGTCCACGTACCGCGTGAGCGACTTCCGCCAGACCAACGGCCCGTCGTTCCGGATCGTGGTCGACGTCGGCAACTGGGACAACACGCGCGCGGTGAACCTGCCGGGCGAATCGGGCAATCCGGACAGCCCGCACTATCGCGATCTCGCGCAGAAGTGGCTCGACGGCCAGTACTTCAAGCTGCCTTACTCGCGCACGGCCGTCGAGGCCGAAACGGAGACGCGGCTGCATCTGGTGCCAGAGGCGTCGCGCTAG
- a CDS encoding MDR family MFS transporter, translating into MSATRNSVRPFIVASVMAATSMVAIEATIISTAMPQIVAQLGGLNLYSWVFSAFLLAQTAMTVVFGKLADLYGRKPVILVGIAVFLIASLGGGLAWSMPAMIAFRLLQGVGAACIQPVSLTIIADYYPISERGKVQGYLASVWAISAVLGPMLGGLIIRELSWAWIFWINIPIGLLAAAGFVAYLHEEAPRQQPSIDVLGAGLFTIAVAALMIALTDANAFSDTHVWSGVLVCVVASTLFVWQERRAKDPMISFALWSRRPIAAANAATLLSGMVLMGLTTFLPMYAQGVLRQTPVVAGMALTMIMVGWPIGSTIAAKTFTRFGLRRILVGGSLLMPLGGIVFSLLGPSSSPLLAGFGSFLMGFSMGTGSVSALVLIQELVDPSQRGSATASNIFSRNLGSTLGATLFGAVLNFGLTHSSGLGPVTSDQLRHVLEDRGVSSVAEEAIRAVLQHSLHLTFLSILAISVGVVLLLLLVPTNAVDRTRGAKREKPEFAAGGH; encoded by the coding sequence ATGTCTGCGACACGCAATTCCGTGCGGCCGTTCATCGTGGCATCCGTGATGGCGGCCACGTCGATGGTGGCCATCGAGGCCACCATCATCTCGACGGCCATGCCGCAAATCGTTGCCCAACTCGGTGGTCTGAATCTCTACAGTTGGGTCTTCTCCGCTTTTTTGCTCGCGCAAACGGCCATGACGGTGGTGTTCGGCAAGCTGGCCGATCTCTACGGCCGCAAGCCGGTCATCCTCGTGGGCATCGCCGTGTTCCTGATCGCCTCGCTCGGCGGCGGGCTCGCATGGTCGATGCCCGCGATGATCGCGTTCCGCCTGTTGCAGGGCGTGGGCGCGGCCTGTATCCAGCCGGTCAGTCTGACGATCATTGCCGACTACTACCCCATCAGCGAGCGCGGCAAGGTGCAGGGCTACCTGGCGAGCGTGTGGGCCATCTCGGCGGTGCTCGGGCCGATGCTCGGCGGTCTGATCATTCGCGAGCTGTCGTGGGCGTGGATCTTCTGGATCAACATCCCGATCGGCCTGTTGGCGGCGGCGGGCTTCGTCGCCTATCTGCACGAGGAGGCGCCGCGCCAGCAACCGAGCATCGATGTGCTCGGCGCCGGGTTGTTCACGATCGCCGTGGCGGCGCTGATGATCGCGCTCACCGATGCGAACGCCTTCAGCGATACGCACGTGTGGTCGGGCGTGCTGGTTTGCGTCGTCGCCTCGACGCTGTTCGTCTGGCAGGAACGCCGCGCCAAGGACCCGATGATTTCGTTCGCGCTGTGGAGCCGTCGCCCGATTGCGGCGGCCAACGCGGCGACGCTGCTCTCCGGCATGGTGCTCATGGGCCTGACGACGTTTCTGCCGATGTATGCCCAAGGGGTGTTGCGTCAGACGCCGGTCGTCGCCGGCATGGCGCTCACGATGATCATGGTCGGCTGGCCCATCGGCTCGACGATCGCGGCCAAGACGTTCACCCGGTTCGGCCTGCGCCGCATTCTCGTGGGCGGCAGCCTGCTCATGCCGTTGGGAGGCATCGTGTTCTCGTTGCTCGGCCCGAGCAGTTCGCCGCTGCTCGCCGGTTTCGGCTCATTTCTGATGGGCTTCTCGATGGGCACCGGCAGCGTGAGTGCGCTCGTGTTGATTCAGGAACTCGTCGATCCGTCGCAGCGCGGCAGCGCCACGGCGTCGAACATCTTCTCGCGCAATCTGGGCAGCACGCTCGGCGCGACGCTCTTCGGCGCCGTGCTCAACTTCGGTCTGACGCATTCGAGCGGGCTGGGTCCGGTGACCTCGGACCAACTGCGTCATGTGCTGGAAGACCGCGGGGTATCGAGCGTCGCCGAAGAGGCGATCCGCGCGGTGCTGCAGCATTCGCTGCACCTCACCTTCCTGTCGATCCTGGCGATCTCGGTTGGCGTCGTGCTGCTGCTGTTGCTGGTGCCGACGAACGCCGTCGATCGCACGCGCGGCGCCAAGCGCGAGAAGCCGGAGTTCGCGGCCGGCGGGCATTGA
- a CDS encoding GlsB/YeaQ/YmgE family stress response membrane protein, whose amino-acid sequence MDIIVFLLVGLVAGWLAGLVVGGRYGLVGDMIVGVIGAFIGGWLLHHLGVALAQGMLGRIITATIGAIVLLVVLRLVRR is encoded by the coding sequence ATGGACATTATCGTGTTCCTGCTTGTAGGGCTCGTGGCGGGCTGGCTCGCCGGGCTGGTGGTCGGTGGCCGTTACGGTCTCGTGGGCGACATGATCGTCGGCGTGATCGGGGCGTTCATCGGCGGGTGGTTGCTGCACCATCTCGGCGTCGCCCTCGCGCAGGGGATGCTCGGGCGCATCATCACGGCCACCATCGGCGCCATCGTGCTGCTCGTGGTGCTGCGTCTGGTGCGACGATAG
- a CDS encoding GlsB/YeaQ/YmgE family stress response membrane protein produces the protein MGIIGTIVVGLIVGLIARALHPGRDNMGIVMTIILGIAGALLAKYVGQFLHIYAEGQSAGWIASILGAIVLLVIYGIVKRNRAA, from the coding sequence ATGGGCATTATCGGCACCATCGTCGTTGGTCTGATCGTCGGCCTCATCGCTCGCGCCCTACATCCCGGCAGGGATAACATGGGCATCGTCATGACCATCATCCTCGGCATTGCCGGCGCGCTGCTCGCCAAATATGTCGGTCAGTTTCTCCACATCTACGCCGAAGGCCAGTCGGCCGGCTGGATCGCCTCGATCCTCGGCGCCATCGTCCTGCTGGTGATCTACGGCATCGTCAAGCGCAACCGCGCTGCCTGA
- the hemA gene encoding glutamyl-tRNA reductase, which produces MQLLALGLNHHTAPVSLRERVAFPFERIEPALAALKGLWTGSGNSSAPEAAILSTCNRTEIYCVTDDAAARERAVHWLSQFHNIPASDLAPHLYALPQSDAVRHAFRVASGLDSMVLGETQILGQLKDAVRTAAEAGALGTYLNQLFQRTFAVAKEVRGQTEIGAHSVSMAAAAVRLAQRIFESLSTQKVLFIGAGEMIDLCATHFAAQNPKALYIANRTAERGEKLAERLGGTAIRLSELPQRLHEFDIVVSCTASTLPLIGLGAVERAIKARKHKPMFMVDLAVPRDIEPEVGRLTDVFLYTVDDLGAVVREGNALRQAAVAQAEAIIETRVQHFMQWLDARSVVPVIRDIHGAAEAMRMAELERAQRMLARGDDPAAVLDALSQSLTKKFLHGPTHALNTARGESREQILHLIPELFRASGSVDK; this is translated from the coding sequence ATGCAACTGCTCGCTCTCGGCCTGAATCACCACACGGCGCCCGTTTCGCTGCGCGAACGGGTGGCGTTTCCGTTCGAGCGAATCGAGCCGGCGCTGGCGGCCCTCAAGGGCTTGTGGACCGGCAGCGGCAATTCGAGCGCCCCCGAGGCCGCCATCCTGTCGACGTGCAACCGCACCGAGATCTACTGCGTGACCGACGACGCCGCCGCCCGCGAGCGCGCGGTGCACTGGCTGTCCCAGTTCCACAACATTCCCGCGAGCGACCTCGCCCCCCATCTGTACGCCCTGCCCCAGTCGGACGCCGTGCGTCACGCGTTCCGCGTGGCGAGTGGCCTGGATTCGATGGTGCTCGGCGAGACGCAGATTCTCGGGCAGTTGAAGGACGCCGTGCGCACCGCCGCCGAGGCCGGTGCACTGGGCACGTATCTGAACCAGCTTTTCCAGCGCACGTTCGCGGTGGCCAAGGAAGTGCGCGGCCAGACCGAGATCGGCGCGCACTCGGTGTCGATGGCCGCCGCGGCGGTGCGTCTCGCCCAGCGCATTTTCGAAAGCCTCAGCACGCAGAAGGTGCTGTTCATCGGCGCGGGCGAGATGATCGACCTGTGCGCGACGCACTTCGCCGCGCAGAATCCGAAAGCCCTGTACATCGCAAACCGTACCGCCGAGCGCGGCGAGAAGCTCGCCGAGCGTCTGGGCGGCACCGCCATCCGTCTGTCGGAGCTGCCGCAGCGCCTGCATGAGTTCGACATCGTCGTGTCGTGCACGGCGAGCACGCTGCCGCTGATCGGACTGGGTGCGGTGGAGCGCGCCATCAAGGCCCGCAAGCACAAGCCGATGTTCATGGTCGATCTGGCCGTGCCGCGCGACATCGAGCCGGAAGTCGGGCGTCTCACCGACGTCTTCCTGTACACGGTGGACGATCTTGGCGCGGTCGTGCGCGAAGGCAACGCGCTGCGTCAGGCCGCGGTCGCGCAGGCCGAAGCGATCATCGAGACGCGCGTGCAGCACTTCATGCAATGGCTCGATGCGCGCAGCGTCGTGCCGGTCATCCGGGACATCCACGGCGCAGCCGAGGCCATGCGCATGGCCGAGCTAGAACGTGCCCAGCGCATGCTCGCGCGCGGCGACGATCCTGCCGCCGTGCTCGATGCCCTGTCCCAATCCCTCACGAAGAAATTCCTGCACGGTCCGACCCACGCGCTGAACACGGCGCGCGGCGAATCGCGCGAGCAGATCCTTCACCTCATTCCCGAACTGTTCCGCGCCTCGGGATCCGTCGACAAATAG
- the prfA gene encoding peptide chain release factor 1, protein MKASMQAKLDQLTQRLVELDGLLSQGDVTRDLDNYRKLTREHAELAPVVAQYQQYRQAQNDVAAAQEMAADPEMREFAETEAADARARMDDMEGTLQRMLLPRDPNDDRNIYLEIRAGTGGDESALFAGDLLRMYTRYAERQRWQIEIMSASESDLGGYKEVIVRLVGQGAYSRLKFESGGHRVQRVPATETQGRIHTSACTVAVMPEADDVADVEINPADIRIDTFRASGAGGQHVNKTDSAVRITHLPTGIVVECQDDRSQHRNKDKALKVLAARIKDAQLRAQQAKEAATRKSLIGSGDRSERIRTYNFPQGRMTDHRINLTLYKLEYIMDGDLDEMINALVTEHQAELLASLGEAA, encoded by the coding sequence ATGAAAGCGAGCATGCAAGCCAAGCTCGACCAATTGACGCAACGTCTGGTCGAGCTTGATGGGCTATTGAGCCAGGGCGACGTTACCCGCGATCTGGACAACTACCGCAAGCTCACGCGCGAACACGCCGAGCTCGCACCGGTCGTCGCGCAATACCAGCAATATCGTCAAGCCCAGAACGATGTCGCGGCAGCGCAGGAGATGGCCGCCGACCCGGAAATGCGCGAATTCGCCGAGACCGAGGCCGCGGACGCCCGCGCCCGCATGGACGACATGGAAGGCACGCTGCAACGCATGCTGCTGCCGCGCGACCCGAACGACGATCGCAACATCTACCTGGAAATCCGCGCGGGCACCGGCGGCGACGAGTCGGCGCTCTTCGCGGGCGACCTGCTGCGCATGTACACCCGCTACGCCGAACGTCAGCGCTGGCAGATCGAGATCATGTCGGCGAGCGAGTCTGACCTGGGTGGCTACAAGGAAGTGATCGTTCGTCTGGTCGGTCAGGGCGCCTATTCGCGCCTGAAGTTCGAATCGGGCGGCCATCGCGTGCAGCGCGTGCCGGCCACGGAAACGCAGGGCCGCATCCACACGTCGGCCTGCACGGTGGCGGTGATGCCGGAGGCCGACGATGTCGCCGACGTCGAAATCAATCCGGCCGACATTCGCATCGATACGTTCCGCGCCTCGGGCGCGGGCGGCCAGCACGTCAACAAGACGGACTCGGCCGTGCGCATCACGCACCTGCCCACGGGCATCGTCGTCGAATGTCAGGACGACCGCTCGCAGCATCGCAACAAGGACAAGGCGCTCAAGGTGCTGGCCGCGCGCATCAAGGACGCGCAGTTGCGCGCCCAGCAAGCCAAGGAAGCCGCCACACGCAAGAGCCTGATCGGCTCGGGCGACCGCTCGGAGCGCATCCGGACCTACAACTTTCCGCAGGGCCGGATGACGGATCACCGCATCAACCTCACGCTCTACAAGCTCGAATACATCATGGACGGCGATCTCGACGAGATGATCAACGCGCTGGTGACCGAGCATCAGGCGGAACTGCTGGCGTCGCTGGGCGAGGCGGCGTGA
- the prmC gene encoding peptide chain release factor N(5)-glutamine methyltransferase, with protein MPHGAGEDATAHAPATVASLLREPGLPPLETRVLLAHVLGWSRTQLITRDREPLAPDTVAVYRALHARRVAGEPIAYLVGTREFFGLTLSVNPAVLIPRPETELLVELALDRLAGCKAPRVLDLGTGSGAIALAIAHARPDAKVTALDRSGDALEVARENAGQLGLSRVQFLASDWYAALPADTTPFDVIVSNPPYIVAGDEHLAQGDLRFEPVDALTDHADGLAALRAIVKGAPARLVAGGWLLCEHGYHQAADVRALCTAAGFADVFSERDLAGIERTTGGRRPETAPTATAENR; from the coding sequence ATGCCGCACGGTGCGGGTGAGGACGCCACGGCGCATGCACCGGCGACGGTCGCGTCGCTGCTGCGCGAACCCGGCCTGCCACCGCTGGAGACGCGTGTACTGCTCGCCCACGTGTTGGGCTGGAGCCGTACCCAGCTCATCACGCGCGACCGCGAGCCGCTCGCGCCCGACACGGTCGCGGTCTATCGTGCGCTGCATGCCCGCCGTGTCGCAGGCGAGCCGATTGCCTATCTGGTCGGCACACGCGAGTTCTTCGGACTGACGCTCTCGGTCAACCCCGCCGTCCTCATTCCCCGCCCCGAAACCGAATTGCTGGTGGAACTGGCGCTCGACCGTCTGGCCGGGTGCAAGGCGCCGCGCGTGCTCGATCTCGGCACCGGCAGTGGCGCCATCGCACTGGCCATCGCCCATGCACGTCCCGACGCCAAGGTCACCGCGCTCGACCGTTCGGGCGATGCGCTCGAGGTCGCCCGCGAGAACGCCGGGCAGCTCGGCCTGTCGCGCGTGCAGTTCCTCGCGAGCGACTGGTACGCGGCGCTGCCGGCGGACACCACGCCGTTCGACGTCATCGTCTCGAATCCACCGTACATCGTGGCAGGCGACGAGCATCTGGCCCAAGGCGATCTGCGCTTCGAACCGGTCGACGCGCTCACCGACCACGCCGACGGCCTCGCCGCCCTGCGCGCGATCGTGAAAGGGGCGCCGGCACGACTCGTCGCCGGTGGCTGGCTGCTGTGCGAGCACGGCTATCACCAGGCGGCCGACGTGCGCGCGCTTTGCACCGCGGCAGGCTTCGCCGACGTGTTCTCCGAACGCGATCTGGCCGGCATCGAGCGCACGACGGGCGGACGCCGCCCCGAGACGGCTCCGACGGCCACGGCGGAAAACCGCTAA
- the grxD gene encoding Grx4 family monothiol glutaredoxin, producing MTTQQRIQQIVADHPVVLFMKGNAQFPMCGFSGRAVQILKACGVDNLFTVDVLQDEEIRQGVKEFANWPTIPQLYINGEFIGGSDIMMEMYQSGELKQILAELA from the coding sequence ATGACTACCCAGCAACGTATCCAGCAAATCGTCGCCGACCACCCGGTCGTGCTCTTCATGAAGGGCAATGCGCAGTTCCCGATGTGCGGCTTCTCGGGCCGTGCCGTGCAGATCCTGAAGGCGTGCGGCGTCGACAATCTGTTCACGGTGGACGTGCTGCAGGACGAGGAAATCCGTCAGGGCGTGAAGGAATTCGCCAACTGGCCCACCATTCCCCAGCTCTACATCAACGGCGAATTCATCGGCGGCTCGGACATCATGATGGAGATGTACCAGAGCGGCGAACTCAAGCAGATCCTCGCCGAACTCGCGTAA
- a CDS encoding UbiX family flavin prenyltransferase: MTRSTGTAAPTRLIVAITGATGAVYGVRLLERLRAMGGVETHLLVSSAGWLTLRHELGLERGDVQALADQYHSVREIGANIASGSFATTGMIVAPCSMKTLASVAHGLSDNLISRAADVTLKERRRLVLMVRETPLNLAHLRNMTAVTEMGGIVYPPLPAFYNHPASLDAMVDDTVARVIDLFGIAPPVSTSWDGLGKDAEA; the protein is encoded by the coding sequence ATGACGCGCTCGACGGGAACGGCGGCGCCCACGCGTCTGATCGTCGCCATCACGGGGGCGACCGGCGCCGTCTACGGAGTGCGTCTGCTCGAGCGCCTGCGCGCGATGGGCGGCGTCGAGACGCACCTGCTCGTCTCGAGCGCCGGCTGGCTGACCCTGCGCCATGAGCTCGGACTCGAGCGAGGCGACGTGCAGGCGCTGGCCGATCAGTACCACAGCGTGCGTGAGATCGGCGCGAACATCGCCAGTGGTTCGTTCGCCACGACGGGCATGATCGTCGCGCCGTGCTCGATGAAAACGCTCGCGAGCGTGGCGCACGGCCTGTCCGACAATCTCATCTCGCGTGCGGCCGACGTCACGCTCAAGGAGCGGCGCCGTCTCGTGCTGATGGTGCGCGAAACGCCGCTCAATCTCGCGCATCTGCGCAACATGACTGCCGTCACCGAGATGGGCGGCATCGTCTACCCGCCGCTTCCCGCCTTCTACAATCATCCGGCATCGCTCGACGCCATGGTCGACGACACCGTCGCACGCGTCATCGATCTGTTCGGCATCGCACCGCCCGTCTCCACGAGTTGGGACGGCCTCGGCAAGGACGCCGAAGCCTGA
- a CDS encoding VOC family protein, translated as MLDPTFAVDSSAPVTPVAIDHVAHPSYDATLTHRFYVDVMGFRLAGAQTGMSRLWGKPYLLVSYELAPGAALAFFNCDGLAPADRHDTPEAQIHHVALRVRDREGIERWKARLNAYEVPFAVERHGDGEHLYLLDPNEVMLELCVQTPESAAGQLQGALETLQRWVDGVR; from the coding sequence GTGCTTGACCCCACCTTCGCCGTCGACTCGTCGGCACCGGTGACCCCCGTGGCCATCGATCATGTCGCGCACCCGAGCTACGACGCGACTCTCACTCACCGCTTCTACGTCGACGTCATGGGCTTCCGGCTGGCAGGTGCGCAGACCGGCATGAGCCGTCTTTGGGGTAAGCCCTACCTGCTCGTGAGCTATGAACTGGCTCCCGGCGCGGCGCTTGCCTTCTTCAATTGCGACGGGCTCGCTCCCGCCGATCGTCACGACACGCCCGAGGCACAGATCCACCACGTGGCGCTGCGCGTGCGGGATCGCGAAGGCATCGAGCGCTGGAAGGCGCGGCTCAACGCCTACGAAGTGCCGTTCGCCGTCGAGCGGCATGGCGACGGCGAACATCTCTATCTGCTCGATCCGAACGAAGTCATGCTGGAGCTGTGCGTGCAGACGCCGGAGTCGGCCGCCGGCCAGCTGCAGGGTGCGCTCGAAACGTTACAGCGTTGGGTCGACGGCGTGCGCTAG